A part of Rhopalosiphum maidis isolate BTI-1 chromosome 3, ASM367621v3, whole genome shotgun sequence genomic DNA contains:
- the LOC113558401 gene encoding LOW QUALITY PROTEIN: uncharacterized protein LOC113558401 (The sequence of the model RefSeq protein was modified relative to this genomic sequence to represent the inferred CDS: substituted 1 base at 1 genomic stop codon): MVSEDEICMATMEEFEKGFFNFIFNSYTTTDVNGKRVSTANTTSAARAKKARMDMVKSPGLVEISSSAGRKIIWYFTKNFNNVKNYTDFLRPLTPDLSDMMKNHVQQHPIKFSLKLEATYNRSNVSNSSENRTFKTSAVEVFSESNIAEIIERAYIKLLTEEEAYTSRGSGFTLESIDGLLLTVYKYIPLPAYIDRKRGTINPQNVDQQCFKWAVLAKHVTGPAVXRIGENYRQHEDKYNFNGISFPTPLSDVKKFEYNNPTVSVNVYGLDKKFQPPRKYPTYEVYPLRVVDEKKANHFDLLLVADESGSHYIYISNFSRLIRSQKTGHKESVVFCKRCFTSFDNQRYKYKLNGLEALTQHKLICGAHKPILPVMPKEGECLQFEAWRNTQRHPIVIYADFETILMKTDEKKGGNTKIMHRHEAMSYGLIVKASNDVPIELLARHEIPTEPTLYRGSKSRQDVARHFVETVSEIALKIEKLLKTNIPINMSADDIQVHEAATHCNLCKIEFTPPSEVLYRKTADHCHLTGKYRQTLCNVCNQKLRTPVFVPCYFHNLSNYDAHLIVTELGYDTQTIRVIPNTEEKYISFSKYVSSKFQIRFIDTFRFMASGLSTLAKNLVTPGLENFRETAKVFNKVDMSLVTQKGVYPYEYTDSWDRLDEERLPRKRDFYSTLNESGIKEEEYTHAKEVWDHGTTSVARRWASTVICT, from the exons ATGGTATCCGAGGACGAGATTTGCATGGCAACTATGGaagaatttgaaaaa gggttttttaattttatttttaactcttaTACAACTACGGACGTAAACGGTAAACGAGTTTCCACCGCCAACACCACTTCGGCTGCTAGAGCGAAAAAAGCACGCATGGATATGGTGAAGTCCCCCGGGTTAGTTGAAATTTCATCGTCAGCGGGTCGAAAAATCATCTGGTATTTcacaaaaaatttcaataatgttaaaaattataccgaCTTTCTACGTCCTCTTACACCGGATCTGTCAGACATGATGAAAAATCACGTGCAACAACATCCAATAAAATTTAGCTTGAAGCTCGAGGCTACTTATAACCGATCAAACGTATCCAATTCGTCCGAAAATAGGACGTTTAAAACATCAGCAGTTGAAGTTTTTTCGGAAAGTAACATTGCTGAGATTATTGAAAGagcttatataaaattattgaccgAGGAAGAAGCTTATACTAGCAGAGGAAGCGGGTTTACCCTGGAATCTATAGATGGGCTATTGTTGACCGTGTACAAATACATACCGCTGCCTGCGTATATTGATAGAAAACGGGGTACAATAAATCCTCAGAATGTAGACCAACAGTGCTTCAAGTGGGCTGTATTAGCCAAGCATGTGACAGGGCCGGCGGTATAACGTATAGGAGAAAATTATAGACAACACGAggacaaatacaatttcaatggTATATCGTTCCCAACGCCATTATCCGACGTTAAGAAATTCGAATATAATAACCCGACTGTCTCTGTGAATGTGTATGGGTTAGACAAAAAGTTTCAGCCACCGCGTAAATATCCGACGTACGAGGTGTACCCGCTACGTGTCGTTGATGAGAAGAAAGCCAACCACTTTGATCTGTTGTTGGTAGCAGACGAAAGCGGGTCGCATTACATCTACATCTCGAATTTTTCACGCCTTATACGCTCTCAAAAGACTGGACATAAAGAGAGTGTCGTATTTTGCAAAAGGTGCTTTACCAGCTTTGACAAtcaaagatataaatataaattgaatgggCTTGAGGCGTTAACTCAGCATAAGCTTATATGCGGTGCACATAAGCCAATATTACCGGTGATGCCGAAAGAAGGTGAATGTCTGCAATTTGAAGCATGGAGAAACACTCAGAGACATCCTATAGTAATATATGCAGATTTCGAAACTATACTGATGAAGACGGATGAGAAGAAGGGgggaaatacaaaaataatgcacAGACATGAAGCGATGAGCTATGGACTCATTGTGAAGGCGAGCAATGACGTACCGATAGAGCTATTAGCGAGACATGAGATACCAACGGAACCAACATTATATCGAGGAAGTAAGAGTCGACAGGACGTGGCGAGACATTTTGTCGAAACCGTGTCTGAAATAGCATTAAAGATAGAGAAGTTATTGAAAACGAATATTCCAATAAATATGTCCGCAGACGACATACAAGTTCATGAAGCAGCGACGCACTGCAACCTATGCAAAATCGAGTTTACCCCACCTTCAGAGGTACTATATCGTAAGACAGCTGACCATTGCCATCTCACAGGAAAATACCGTCAAACTCTCTGCAATGTATGCAACCAAAAACTACGAACACCCGTTTTTGTACCGTGTTACTTCCATAACTTGTCCAACTATGACGCGCATCTGATAGTCACAGAACTTGGTTATGACACCCAGACTATTAGAGTAATACCAAACACTGAGgaaaaatacatatcattCTCTAAATATGTGTCAAGTAAATTCCAAATCCGTTTCATAGACACTTTTAGATTCATGGCATCAGGACTATCAACTCTAGCTAAAAATCTTGTAACACCAGGTCTGGAGAACTTCAGAGAGACCgctaaagtttttaataaagtcGATATGTCGCTCGTGACTCAGAAGGGAGTGTACCCGTACGAGTACACAGATAGTTGGGACAGGTTGGATGAAGAGAGACTACCGAGAAAGAGGGACTTTTATAGCACGTTAAACGAGTCGGGAATAAAGGAAGAGGAATACACGCATGCAAAGGAGGTCTGGGACCACGGGACCACTTCGGTTGCAAGACGTTGGGCGAGTACAGTGATCTGTACTTGA
- the LOC113558600 gene encoding uncharacterized protein LOC113558600, protein MRHAKANNIKTPDYDETKEKSWLIYQDCNNLYGWAMCQYMPYGDFNWVESNLNGPSEMSPTSDKGRVYEIDVSYPQHLHDKHNDLPLLSQNGIPSGSKVKKLMSTFQQKKNYIIHYRNLQQAIENGLIVEKVNRVLEFSQSAWLANYINLNIEMRKKAQNDFEKDFFKLMNNAVFGKTMQSKRKEMKMELVSCERRLQKLINKTTFKHATNYNENLNAVALENKIIKFDKPIYIGFAVLDISKTKMYDYHYNVMQKHYGDNIKLMYTDIDSLVYHIKTEDFYKDLIENPNLMDRLDSSDLPPIHPCYTTARKKVPGFFSDEAKGHIMTEFCALRAKSYVYNIYTGEEDVVREQIKAKGVRQHVVKNHMTLEDHVKCLFEDESLDKYTENVSIRSFKHQLITIKTNKLTYNNYDDKRVALDDKIHTLAHGHYSLEDDNEQIVDWPDHEFTVDVAGREWEESDKDLMRLLLRECMSK, encoded by the exons ATGAGACATGCCAAAGCCAATAATATAAAGACCCCAGACTATGACGAAACTAAGGAGAAATCGTGGTTGATATACCAGgact GTAATAATCTCTATGGCTGGGCTATGTGTCAGTATATGCCATACGGTGACTTCAATTGGGTTGAATCCAACTTGAACGGACCGAGTGAGATGTCACCAACGTCAGACAAAGGGCGAGTATACGAAATTGATGTCTCATACCCACAACATTTACATGATAAACATAATGATCTGCCTTTACTGTCACAAAACGGTATACCATCAGGCTCAAAGGTGAAAAAATTGATGTCAACGTTTCAGcagaagaaaaattatattatacattaccgGAACCTACAGCAGGCAATTGAAAATGGGTTAATAGttgaaaaa GTGAATAGAGTTTTAGAATTTAGCCAGTCTGCATGGTTGGCGAATTACATTAACTTAAACATAGAGATGAGGAAGAAGGCACAGAACGACTTTGAGAAAgactttttcaaattaatgaataatgcgGTATTTG GGAAGACTATGCAATCGAAAAGAAAGGAAATGAAGATGGAGTTGGTGTCGTGTGAAAGACGATtacaaaaacttattaataagaCGACATTTAAACATGCTACTAACTATAACGAAAACCTGAACGCGGTGGCactagaaaacaaaataatcaaatttgatAAGCCTATATATATTG gaTTTGCTGTTCTTGACATTTCCAAGACGAAGATGTACGATTATCACTACAACGTAATGCAGAAGCACTATGGTGATAATATCAAACTTATGTATACTGATATtg attCGTTGGTATACCATATTAAAACTGAAGATTTTTACAAAGACTTGATTGAGAATCCCAACTTGATGGATAGATTAGACTCGTCGGACTTGCCTCCTATCCATCCGTGCTACACTACAGCTAGGAAGAAGGTGCCCGGGTTTTTCTCTGATGAAGCAAAAGGACATATAATGACAGAGTTTTGTGCACTACGTGCAAAATCATACGTGTACAACATATATACAGGAGAAGAGGATGTGGTGAGAGAGCAGATCAAGGCGAAGGGTGTAAGACAGCATGTGGTTAAAAACCATATGACGTTGGAGGATCATGTTAAGTGTTTGTTCGAAGATGAAAGTCTTGATAAATATACAGAAAATGTATCCATTCGCTCATTCAAACATCAGCTAattacaatcaaaacaaataaattgacaTACAACAACTACGATGACAAAAGAGTGGCGCTAGacgataaaatacatacactgGCTCACGGTCATTATAGTTTAga ggaTGATAACGAGCAGATTGTTGATTGGCCAGATCATGAGTTTACTGTAGACGTTGCTGGGCGTGAGTGGGAGGAATCGGATAAAGATTTAATGAGATTACTTCTAAGGGAATGcatgtcaaaataa